The genomic interval AGTCAGACCGGTGTATGTATCTTCGATCGCATACGGCCGCCTGGGCTATATAACGCTTGAAAGCGAAGCAAGCCTGGAAAGCATCAAAGCAGGCGTCGAAGCCATACTTCAGACCCCATCGCTCGCAGTGAACGCGAACGCGGGGACAGAAATAAAGTCTGTTCAGAACAGCAATAATCTCAACGTTACAGTGATCGGATCCCCGACTGTAGTAAAATCCCTGGAGGACTTTGCTGATTTCTTGACCAACGGAGGATTCTCCAGCGAAAGCACTGGACAAATAGTGTCTTACAAGCTTCGATTCGTCGACGACAATTCCATCGCGAATATAGTATTTAACGGAGAGTATACTCTGAGGTCGGTAAAACCGATAATGGGAAAATACAAAGTTGATGCGCAGTTAACCGGAATCTCCTGCGGAAAAGCCGGAGATCCCGACGACGACGCGGACCTCAGCGGAGCTCTGACCCTCTCATATAACGGGACAGATCACGATCTATGGAAAACCGGCGCTCACAATTTGTGGTATATTCCTCTTAAAGGTGCGTGGACTGAGTTCCCGGGCACGCCCGCCGTCAAAAATACCAACCATGCGAAATACTATTCCACGGATGTTAAAAGCTTTTTCATTACATCCAAAAACGACAAATTTGATATGAAGGCTGAATCGGTTATCGAAGACAACATACGGGACGACGAACACAACGATGTCACCAAGTCAATCTCATTAACAGACCTCGATCCGGATAATACGTATACAATCACCAGCGATTACTACTATTACGGTAATTTAATCTATTCAACAAAGTTCAAAGTCAAGTTTACGATTTCCGAGATTTTTTCCTGAGATTCCGATCGGCCGGCACACCCCCTCGAAGACACAAGTTTCAGGAGTTGTACCGGCTTTACATTCAACACCCGCCGCTATTCTGATTCGGTAAGAACGCCGTTTACATAGTTGTATACAGAACCGTCGGAGAAAGTCACGAGGAAGGTTATCGTTGACCCGTCAGTAGGAACATTGACGAATACGATCTGGGTTATATTGCCTCCGCTCACCGCGATCGGTCCGTTCAAAAACGTACCGGATTGAATCAATGTGCCGATTACGGAATATCCGTTCGCGTCTGTGTAATTGTACGGAATATTGGCGGTACCGTCGGAATTCACCGTAGCGTTCGCGATCGCCGAAGCGCGGCCGTTGCCGAGCGCGGTTATCACTCCGTACACTTCGCTCGCCGTATGACCTCCCCCGCCGTTCCCGTCTCCGCCTCCGCCTCCGAAGTTCGGAGAAAGATATACCGAGAAATTGAAAACATTCGATCCATTCGCAGTCACGTAAGCTTTAAGAGTGTTCGACGGCCATTCATCAATCGAATCCATTCCGTAAGCTCCGAAATAATCGCCGGCGGCGGGCGCCCCTCCGATCGCTCCGGATGCGTACACGATCGCGTAAATGTAGTATGAGCCCGCATCGTTGCCTGCCGCGGAATATATAATTTTCCCGTCCTCTACGACTCCGTTTTTGTATGCGGCATATCCGTTTCCTCCGTTTTCATCCGTATCTACGATAAGCGCATAGGGTTTTCCGTTCATCCCTTCGGGAACAAGAACAGTACCCGTTACAGTCGCGCCGTCGTCACCGTCGTCACCGTCGTCTAAATCGGGCATCGCGATTGCGTTCATGTCGAACTTGACCGAACCGGAA from Teretinema zuelzerae carries:
- a CDS encoding thiol-activated cytolysin family protein; this encodes MKRNLNLTRKQNSTTAASRFAFGLAVFAMLFQFSGCSMPGTTEEENKPDLTGLAALLAKLETPKNLTNSAATPIKSEEEKDEAKTERSATKIVNGVPIQYETTTKKFKASATYDTQVLLNPSTDVIYPGSVIVGSSIDDGSYQEVVRGRKNEIMVSYGGLNGVTTEGGKDGVVSGKIYPSLSEFRKFHNQIINQTFKGANSTYTMVASDISSEDSFNVFFSAGVSYESPSISASVKASLDYTKETTKKKYMISFAQTYYTVDIDQGVESFLYSDFNLDDFKGVRPVYVSSIAYGRLGYITLESEASLESIKAGVEAILQTPSLAVNANAGTEIKSVQNSNNLNVTVIGSPTVVKSLEDFADFLTNGGFSSESTGQIVSYKLRFVDDNSIANIVFNGEYTLRSVKPIMGKYKVDAQLTGISCGKAGDPDDDADLSGALTLSYNGTDHDLWKTGAHNLWYIPLKGAWTEFPGTPAVKNTNHAKYYSTDVKSFFITSKNDKFDMKAESVIEDNIRDDEHNDVTKSISLTDLDPDNTYTITSDYYYYGNLIYSTKFKVKFTISEIFS